A segment of the Agromyces sp. H17E-10 genome:
TCGCCGAGCACCGATGGGACGTCGCCCTCGAGGACTGGGCCCGCTCGTACCTGCGCGTCTTCGCGGCCCACCCGAACCTCATCCGCGTCCTCGCGACGACGCCCATCCGGGACGTGTCGACGTTCGAGATCTACGACGTCGTGATCGGGGCGCTCATCGACGCGGGCTGGCCGCTGCAGGACGCGGTCGCCGTGATGCGCACGGTCGAGGCCCATGTGCTCGGCTCGGCGCTCGACATCGTCGCCCCGGGCGACATGCTCGACCAGGCGTCGGTGCCCGCCGAGCTCGAGATGGTGCACGCCGCGCTCGCACCCGAGT
Coding sequences within it:
- a CDS encoding TetR/AcrR family transcriptional regulator C-terminal domain-containing protein — protein: MSTVNREQLVRVALEIVDEQGSDALTMRTLAGRVHRQVSSLYNHVGSRDELIELIRARIVSEIDTSAFAEHRWDVALEDWARSYLRVFAAHPNLIRVLATTPIRDVSTFEIYDVVIGALIDAGWPLQDAVAVMRTVEAHVLGSALDIVAPGDMLDQASVPAELEMVHAALAPEYEETTSAAAAFEIGIAALLDGLRARRAAAVPTT